The DNA segment TGAAGAAGTGCCTCGCGGCCTTTGCGCACCAGAATCTCCATAAACTGGTTGGTGAGTTCTCCCACCTTTCCGGCAAAGATACTTCGTAATACGCGCAGTTTTGCATCTGACTTGATGATGGGGCTGCTCAGTGCGTTGCTCAGTTCCCTGCTCTGGGCAATACTGTTGCCCACGAGTAATAGATCTTCGCGCACCGCCGACAATTCGTTGCGTTCAGCAGCAAGTGTCAGAATGGATTTGGCGTACCGGTTTGAGACGCGTGGTTTCTTCATGGCACTAGTTCAGTTTAACGTCGTCCATCAGGTTCTTCACCAGCTCGCTTTGACGCGCGTCATCGCCGAGCTTTTCGCGCACAATCTTTTCAGCGATTTCAATGGAAAGCTGCGCCACCTGATTTTTGAGGTCAGAGATGGCGGCCATTTTTTCGTGTTGGATATTTTCGCGGGCAGAAGCGATGATTTTATCAGCTTCTGTTTTTGCCTGACCCTTGGCTTCGCCGATCATAGCATCCTTAGCTTCACGCGCTTCTTTGAGCATCTGGTCGCGTTCCATACGGGCCTCGCGGAGGAGCTCTTCATTTTGCGACTGAAGGCTGGCCATTTCGGCACGGGCTTTCTCAGCAGCTGAGAGTGCTTCTTTGATAGACTGCTCACGGGCATCGAGTGCGCTCAGAATGGGCTTCCAAGCGAATTTTTTAAGCAGCATCAAAACAATCAGGAAGGCGATGGTTGCCCAGGCTACTGTTCCGATATTAACGTCTAACATATTGCGTTGAATTTGATTTGTTGTCACAAAGAGGAGAAAGCCGCAACCAACCGTTGCGTACTTTCTCCCTGATAATCCTCGCGCTTACACTACGGCAAGCAGACAAACGATCACCGCAAAGAGGGCTACCCCTTCTACAAGTGCCGCAGCAATAATCATGTTTGCCCGAAGGTCTCCGATTGCTTCAGGCTGACGAGCCATGGCTTCGAGTGCCGAACCACCGATTCGACCCACACCAAGTCCCGCACCTACTGCAGCGATTCCGGCTCCAATACCGGCCCATCCTGCAGCAGCAGAGGCCTCGAGTAAGATTGCTAAAATTTCCATGATTTGTTGTTTTTATTGAGGTTTAAAAAATCCGAATTAATGGTGTGCCTCCTGCGTGGCGTCGCCAAAATAAAGCGCAGCCAGAAGGGTGAATACATAGGCCTGAAGAAATGCCACCAACAACTCCAGGAAAAACATGAATACCATAAAAAGCACTCCGCCAACGCCTACACCGTATCCCGCAGCGGCTCCTTTCTCACCGAAAATAAGAGCAAGGCTCACAAAGGCAAGAATAATGATGTGCCCCGCGGTGATGTTGGCCGTGAGACGCACCATCAACACGAATGGTTTGATGAGGATCTGGGCTGCTTCGATGGGCACAAGGATAAACTTAATGGGCAGAGGAACACCGGGAGGCCAGAAAATGTGACCCCAGTAGTGCTTGTTTCCGTTGATGGTGGTAAGCACCAGCACAAAAAACGCCAGAACTGCCGTTACGGCCAGCGTACCGGTGATATTGAATCCTCCGATAAATGGAATCAGACCAAGCATGTTGCTGATCCAGATAAAAAAGAACGTGGTGAGCAGGAAAGGCACGAAGCGGTCGGCATGACGTCCGATGGACGGGCGTGCAACCTCATCGCGAATAAAGAGAATGAATGGCTCAAGCGCGTTTTGCAAGCCGCTGGGTGCCTGACCCGGGTTGCGCTGGTATTTGCGGGCCGCACCGCCAAAAAACACGAGCAACAGCGCAATGACGAGAAACATCCCGAACACACTCTTGGTGATGGAAAAATCCAAAGGTGAAGCATTGGTCAGGTGACCGTCTTCAACGCCCTCGATGGCCGATGTGGCACCCCGGTAGTAAATCTTCTCGTGGTGCATGATGAAATTACCGTGCTCGTAAAACGTTTCCTCTACACCATTCACAACCTGCTTTTGCTGGTTGTGGTAAAAGTTGGAGGAGGAGAACATCTCTACGCCGTTGTCAGTGAATAGAATAACGGGCAGGTAAATGGCGAAATCGCCGATGATGTGGATTTCATGCGCATCGGCAATATGGTGCATGATCATCTCACCCGCGTTGAACGGGCCATCGCCGCCTCCGGCCTGCACATTTTGAAAAGGAAGCAAGGCTGCGAAAACAGCAAGAAAAGACCAGGTTAAGATGTTGTACCGCACAGATTTCATGGGCTTTTGGTGAGCTCTGGAAGTGACGTTAAGCACCCCCCTGAAAATTCGGTGCAAAGGTAGCTATTTGACCGACAAAACAAACTTTGGCAGGAAAAATTTGCCTTGCTGCTGAACACACGGCTCGGCCACTGATGATCAGTCTGTTTTGCGGTTGTACAGGGTGCTGACCTGGAGCGCGGTAAAGAGCACGTAGGTAACAAACGCCGACAGCGCCACCACAATTCGTTCTTCGCCAACAGTTAGCAGGTAAACCAGCAAAAAAATCAATGTGGCGAAGAGTTTTACTGTGATGGCTCCCATAAAGTAGCTTACGAAGCGCTGCGGACGGCTTGCTCCCTGACCGGTGAGCCAGGTGTGGAGAAGCACTGTAAGAAGCCAAAATCCCAACACAAAATAGTACGAAACGGCAGGCACGCTGTGATCAACCAATAATTGATTGAGCCCATACAAACCGGCCATGTTCACAAAAGCAACAAGCATTGAGCGCAGGAGAAAAGCGGATTTCATCGGGAGATATCTTTGATGACGATGTAAAGCGCGAGCCCTACAGAGAGAAGTGAAAAAATCAGTGTAAATATCGGGAACTCTCTCCCGGCATCGAGCCAGCGGCCCAACCACACCCCGAGCAGAATCACCACCGCCATTTGCGTGGCGATGCCTGCATAGCGGAGGGCTTCGTTAGGCCGTCCTTTCTTCTTTGGCGGCTCTTTCGGTAGTTTGGGTTGCTCGTTGTTCGCCGCCATGTTTCAGGTCCTTTATAATGGCTTCCTTGGCCTGTGATGCATTGGCGTTGTAGTTACATGTACACTCAAGCTGAGCGCCTTCTTCTACCCGCAGTTTGCTGAACACGGAATCACCGAAAATACGAGCGGTTGACTTGAGATAAAGCAATTGCTGCACTTCAAAAACGCCTTTGAAACTCCCTTCCACTTCGGCGTTCTGGCAGCTTACCCGTCCTTCAACCTCGCCAGAGGGGCCGATAATCAACTTTCCTTTGATTTGAATTTCGCCCTTTACGAAGCCATCAATCCGAAAATTGCCTTCAGACTGAATTACCCCTTCAATCCGGGTGCCTTCTACAATGGTATTGACCTTGGCCGAAGCCATGGTTTCTGGTTGTTTTGCCATGTCGGTGGTAGTGTTTCGTTTAAACATGTGCGTTGTTGAATCGCGTTACTATTTGCTTTTGAGGTAATTCTCTTCGTAGAACTCAATATACTGCGGTACGTCTTTCTGTTTGAACAGCGTTGTGAAGTTTTTGGTAGAGATTACAAAGCGGTCGTAACCTTTGGAATTGATGTCCTTCAAAACGGTGTTATTCTTCACAAAGGTATTGTAATAATCCATAGCCTCCGAAAAGTTGGAGAAGCTGCGCAAAATCATAATCTGATTATCGGCATTGATAAAGCTGTTGGTCACCTTAATATCCTTGTTCCGGAAAAACGAGCTGTTGAAATCAGCGATGGAGGCCTTCAGGTCGTTTGCATTGACTCCCTTGTTCGGGAAGACCATGGCAAAGAAGTGGCTGGCCTTTTCATCAAACACGTAGGGCGATTCTTTCTTCTCTTCCTTGATTTCCTCTTTGGGTTTTTCCTCTTCGGGCGGGGCTTTATCAGGGTCGTGGGTAGATTCACCCAGTGCACCCAGCAGTTCTTTTGCTTTCTCGGCTTCCTCGGTTCCCGGGTATCTCCCGATAAGCTCCCTCAGTGTTTCAACGTAGGTAGTTCTGTCTTTTTTCTGCGCAATAACCAGCGCTTTGAGCAGATAAAATTTCGGCAGCAGGAAGTTTTCCGGGTCTTCGGTAATTACGTTGTTGCAGGTGTAGAGGGCATCGGTGTATTGCCTTCGCCTGAACTGTGTGTACGTGGCTTCATAGAGCTTTTTGGCTTCGGCCAGGCGGTCGGCTTCGTCCTGTCGCCAATTGGGATTCAGGATTAACTTCGCATACTTGGAGTCGGGGTGGTCATCCAGAATAATGTACTTGTAATAGTCTGAGTTATCGAGGCGGCCGCTTCCAAAGAACGTTCCGCTCTGTTCTTTGGCCAGATACAATCGATAGAGCTGATAGGTGGCTGTAAGTGCGTACTCACTGGTGTCGTAATCAAGAATCAAGCGGGTAAATGCTTCAATAG comes from the Cryomorphaceae bacterium genome and includes:
- a CDS encoding F0F1 ATP synthase subunit delta; the protein is MKKPRVSNRYAKSILTLAAERNELSAVREDLLLVGNSIAQSRELSNALSSPIIKSDAKLRVLRSIFAGKVGELTNQFMEILVRKGREALL
- a CDS encoding F0F1 ATP synthase subunit B — protein: MLDVNIGTVAWATIAFLIVLMLLKKFAWKPILSALDAREQSIKEALSAAEKARAEMASLQSQNEELLREARMERDQMLKEAREAKDAMIGEAKGQAKTEADKIIASARENIQHEKMAAISDLKNQVAQLSIEIAEKIVREKLGDDARQSELVKNLMDDVKLN
- the atpE gene encoding ATP synthase F0 subunit C; this translates as MLAILLEASAAAGWAGIGAGIAAVGAGLGVGRIGGSALEAMARQPEAIGDLRANMIIAAALVEGVALFAVIVCLLAVV
- the atpB gene encoding ATP synthase F0 subunit A, whose translation is MKSVRYNILTWSFLAVFAALLPFQNVQAGGGDGPFNAGEMIMHHIADAHEIHIIGDFAIYLPVILFTDNGVEMFSSSNFYHNQQKQVVNGVEETFYEHGNFIMHHEKIYYRGATSAIEGVEDGHLTNASPLDFSITKSVFGMFLVIALLLVFFGGAARKYQRNPGQAPSGLQNALEPFILFIRDEVARPSIGRHADRFVPFLLTTFFFIWISNMLGLIPFIGGFNITGTLAVTAVLAFFVLVLTTINGNKHYWGHIFWPPGVPLPIKFILVPIEAAQILIKPFVLMVRLTANITAGHIIILAFVSLALIFGEKGAAAGYGVGVGGVLFMVFMFFLELLVAFLQAYVFTLLAALYFGDATQEAHH
- a CDS encoding AtpZ/AtpI family protein; this translates as MAANNEQPKLPKEPPKKKGRPNEALRYAGIATQMAVVILLGVWLGRWLDAGREFPIFTLIFSLLSVGLALYIVIKDISR
- a CDS encoding polymer-forming cytoskeletal protein; amino-acid sequence: MFKRNTTTDMAKQPETMASAKVNTIVEGTRIEGVIQSEGNFRIDGFVKGEIQIKGKLIIGPSGEVEGRVSCQNAEVEGSFKGVFEVQQLLYLKSTARIFGDSVFSKLRVEEGAQLECTCNYNANASQAKEAIIKDLKHGGEQRATQTTERAAKEERTA